ATTTAGCGAGACCGCGGACAAATGGATAAGTGATCGGAGCATCCTTCACAACAACGGGCGGGTAACCGGCTACAGACAAAGTGGATTCCCGCCTGCGCGGGAATGACGTGCATACAGTCTTGCCCTGCCATTAACAACGGTGACCGTCATCCTGGGGATCGCTGTGACGGCGGCCAACCATGCTCGCCTGAGTGTGAAACGACACAAAAACAAAAGGCCGCCCCGATAACGGTGGCGGCCCTGGTGTTTCAGTATTGCGGTGACGTCAGCGCTTGTAGCCGCTGACCATGATGAAGGGGCTGGGCGGGGCCATCTGTTCGGACTTGATGTCCTTGAAGCCGACCGCGCGCAGGATGTCTTCCATCTCGGTGGTGGAGTAGGACGAGCCCAGCACGGTGTTGATGATCTGGTTGACGCCGATCAGGGCGGCGAGCTTGGGGCCCTTCTTGTCGCCCCACAGCAACTGCTCCTGGATCATGATGACGCCGTCCTTGTTCATGGAGTCGTAGCACTTCTTCAGCAGCTTCTTGATGTTTTCCGGCGATTCCTGGTTGGTCATCGAGGACAGCAGCATGGCGTCGTTGCCGGTGCCGAGGCTGTCGGTGTTGTAGTCGCCGGGCAGCAGCTTCACGCGGTTGTGCATGTTGTACATGTCGACAACCTCTTTCGCGATCTTCAGGTTCTGATCGCGGTCCATCGCCACGGCGTTCAGGCCAGGGTAGCGCTCGCAGAACTTGACCGCGAAGGTCGCGGGGCCGCAGCCGACGTCCATCAGTTGCTTCTTGCCGGTGAGGTTGAACATCGAGGTCAGCACGTCGGACTGCGACAGGGCGCGGTTGTGCATGCCCATCATGTAGTTGCGCGTCTCTTCGTCGGAGTAGGCCTGGTGCATCAGCGCCGAGGGCTTGCCGGTCTTGACCGTGTTGTAGAGGCCGCCCCAGGCCTGGTACCAGTTTTCGAACATGTAGACGATGCCGCCCTGGTAGTACTTGCTGGACTCGGCGAGGAACATCTTGCTGAACTGATTGTTGCGGAAGACGTCGCCGTCGCGGTCGAGGAAGCCGATCGAGACCAGCGCGCTCAGCAGCGCGCCCAGGCAGCGGCGGTCGGACTCGGTCTCGCGGGCGAGGGTGTCGAGGTCCTTGCTCTTGTCATCCAGGATGCTGAAGATGTTCAACCGGTTGGCGGCGTGCAGGACGCAGGAGTCCCAGTACGCGGACGCCACCTGCATCACCTTCATCGGATCCATGCCTTCCGGCATGTCCCAACCCCATTCGCCGCCCTTCTTGTCGCCCTGGGAACCTGACATGGAAACCCCCCTGAGAGTTTGTATGGTATCGAGACTAAGTATCGGTAAGATATTGAAAAATACCGGCAAAATATAGCGAAAAACGCCGGAATTGTCCAGCCGGCGGGCCGGACCGCGCCGCTTTCACCCGGTCCCGCGCGCACCTAGGGCATTGCCGGGCCGGGAAAAAATCGTGGTTCCAGCCCCGTCAATCGCGCACCTGCCGCAGGTACTTGCGGTTCTTAGCGACGTGCGGGCAGCGGTTCTTGAGGTCCCGGAGCTTCTGGCGGAGACAGGTCGGTCCCCGGGCGAGCCGCCCGCCGGCTATTCGCGCTCGATGTCGCGATGGGCGTCCATCAGCGTCTTGGTCATGATGCGGTCGGTGAGCGCGATCGCGACCGACGAGACGATGAACGTGATATGGATGATGACCTGCCACTTGATGGCATGCTCGGTCATCTGCTCGGCGTTGATGAAGGTCTTCAGCAGGTGGATCGACGAGATGCCGATCAGCGCCATCGACAGCTTGATCTTCATCGTCGCCGCGTTGACGTGCGCCAGCCACTCGGGCTGGTCCGGGTGCTCGCGCAGGTTGAGGCGGGACACGAAGGTCTCGTAGCCGCCGATGATGACCATGATGAGGAGGTTGGCGATCATCACCACGTCGATCAGGCCGAGCACGATCAGCATGATCTCGGTCTCGCCGATCTTGTGCGCCTCGTGCACCAGATGGTAGAGCTCGACGCCGAACAGATAGACGTAGACGGCCTGTGCGACGATCAGGCCCAGGTAGAGTGGCGCCTGCAGCCAGCGGCTCCAGAAGATGACCTCGGACAGGCCGACGTGGAGCATATTGCGCGGGGGGATCGTTTTGGTTTCGCTCATGCCTTCCTCAGAGAAAAATACCCGACATCGGGGTGAAAAATTCCGTCTATCTTAATGGAATTCCCACGCCGATCCCAACTGTCGCAGTCAATTAAGGTGCTCAGCCCCCCGGGGCTCCGGCCTGCTTCCAGTCCAGC
Above is a genomic segment from Gammaproteobacteria bacterium containing:
- a CDS encoding TIGR00645 family protein, coding for MLHVGLSEVIFWSRWLQAPLYLGLIVAQAVYVYLFGVELYHLVHEAHKIGETEIMLIVLGLIDVVMIANLLIMVIIGGYETFVSRLNLREHPDQPEWLAHVNAATMKIKLSMALIGISSIHLLKTFINAEQMTEHAIKWQVIIHITFIVSSVAIALTDRIMTKTLMDAHRDIERE
- a CDS encoding class I SAM-dependent methyltransferase, whose translation is MSGSQGDKKGGEWGWDMPEGMDPMKVMQVASAYWDSCVLHAANRLNIFSILDDKSKDLDTLARETESDRRCLGALLSALVSIGFLDRDGDVFRNNQFSKMFLAESSKYYQGGIVYMFENWYQAWGGLYNTVKTGKPSALMHQAYSDEETRNYMMGMHNRALSQSDVLTSMFNLTGKKQLMDVGCGPATFAVKFCERYPGLNAVAMDRDQNLKIAKEVVDMYNMHNRVKLLPGDYNTDSLGTGNDAMLLSSMTNQESPENIKKLLKKCYDSMNKDGVIMIQEQLLWGDKKGPKLAALIGVNQIINTVLGSSYSTTEMEDILRAVGFKDIKSEQMAPPSPFIMVSGYKR